One window from the genome of Thermaerobacter marianensis DSM 12885 encodes:
- a CDS encoding YwhD family protein, with the protein MRLQLVGTRSGPHSHLGGLAAILVDGDQAQVAPGALHAKSPVEQGVRWVDDPAQVPHGRQYWVVWIAQGGGAGRGIRGAVASPMWIDREAMVGYKHLAGHVNDMSRAMKGVVDLGGLTAAQRKAVGEAIRARAPQVWEATDPAVRAQLGGEAGEAPAGQPG; encoded by the coding sequence ATGCGCTTGCAGCTGGTCGGGACGCGCTCCGGGCCCCACAGCCACCTGGGCGGCCTGGCGGCCATCCTGGTCGACGGCGATCAGGCCCAGGTGGCGCCGGGCGCGCTCCACGCCAAGTCGCCGGTGGAGCAGGGAGTCCGCTGGGTGGACGACCCCGCCCAGGTTCCCCACGGCCGCCAGTACTGGGTCGTGTGGATCGCCCAGGGCGGGGGGGCGGGCCGCGGCATCCGCGGCGCGGTCGCCAGCCCCATGTGGATCGACCGGGAAGCGATGGTCGGCTACAAGCACCTGGCCGGCCACGTCAACGACATGTCCCGGGCCATGAAAGGCGTGGTCGACCTGGGCGGCCTCACGGCGGCCCAGCGCAAGGCGGTGGGCGAGGCCATCCGCGCGCGGGCGCCTCAGGTCTGGGAGGCGACGGACCCCGCCGTCCGCGCCCAGCTGGGCGGGGAGGCGGGAGAGGCGCCGGCGGGCCAACCCGGCTGA
- the infC gene encoding translation initiation factor IF-3, with product MNEQIRVREVRVISPEGEQLGIFPTHEALRMAYERNLDLVEVAPQARPPVCRIMDYGKYKYEQAKRDREARRRQKIVDIKEVKMRPRIDQHDFEVKLRNARRFLEDGDKVKATIMFRGREIVHADLGRQVLERLAKAVEDIATVERRPVVEGRNMTMVLAPRPQAAARPEPRPEARPAAQEAGNAAAPAGGEPRST from the coding sequence GTGAACGAGCAGATTCGCGTGCGCGAGGTCAGGGTGATCTCGCCCGAGGGCGAGCAGCTGGGCATCTTCCCGACCCACGAAGCCCTGCGCATGGCCTACGAGCGGAACCTGGACCTGGTCGAGGTGGCGCCCCAGGCCCGTCCGCCCGTGTGCCGGATCATGGATTACGGCAAGTATAAGTACGAGCAGGCCAAGCGGGATCGGGAAGCGCGGAGGCGCCAGAAGATCGTCGACATCAAAGAGGTCAAGATGCGGCCCCGCATCGACCAGCACGACTTCGAGGTCAAGCTGCGCAACGCCCGGCGGTTTCTGGAAGACGGCGACAAGGTCAAGGCCACCATCATGTTCCGCGGGCGCGAGATCGTCCACGCGGATTTGGGGCGGCAGGTGCTGGAGCGCCTGGCGAAGGCGGTGGAGGACATCGCCACCGTGGAGCGCCGCCCGGTGGTGGAGGGCCGCAACATGACCATGGTGCTGGCGCCGCGTCCCCAGGCGGCGGCCCGCCCGGAGCCGCGGCCGGAGGCCCGGCCGGCGGCCCAGGAGGCCGGCAACGCGGCCGCACCGGCGGGCGGAGAACCTCGCAGCACGTGA
- the rpmI gene encoding 50S ribosomal protein L35, whose protein sequence is MPKMKTHRGAAKRFRRTARGRFKHQRSNRGHLNEKKNAKRMRRLRQPAVLGAADTRTVRKLLPYQ, encoded by the coding sequence ATGCCCAAGATGAAGACCCACCGCGGCGCCGCCAAGCGGTTCCGCCGCACGGCCCGCGGCCGCTTCAAGCACCAGCGGAGCAACCGCGGTCACCTGAACGAGAAGAAGAACGCCAAGCGCATGCGCCGGCTGCGCCAGCCGGCGGTGCTGGGTGCGGCGGACACCCGCACGGTGCGGAAGCTCCTGCCGTATCAGTAA
- the ytxC gene encoding putative sporulation protein YtxC, whose product MPVLDLLVIGTTHPPDSLRQRLEQELAAFVPLAAACGLPLPQLTERQRGPWFFLAVQGPAPPGRHSTTRGRGGVQRPAGPGVAGPAGFGGLPGLGGAPWWPGLAGVGLPGGRPVGRGAGVPSGAPRGVPGKTDASRPDAAGAQKAGPSIPPTGRSGSRAAGAGLDAGGTGAGLPGAGPAALWDGTPGRGPQDAPAGRKARPATGAAGSPGRPEVDPAATAAGPGREAAGTPAGPGGPPGTAPADPPDETAPLRRDWAARVVRAVVGYIHDEHRWHLMQRMLARRYAHLAPGERQQVLAYARRHLAAAPARDAQLRQLLSQRTAAYLEAAELLLVDGFLRFRCREYVEALEVAVDRAVDAYLLDREYRDFVGLLRQFVDLQVPRLDVVHVVVEPSGRFAMTDEAGQPVPLPPGEGGAAGPGAGVAADPGDALLSALVTVGAHRFVVHLRRRAQGLPPDTREMLEQVFGDRVQLCPGCARCRPRARRREAPAPRAP is encoded by the coding sequence ATGCCCGTGTTGGACCTGCTCGTCATCGGAACCACCCATCCGCCCGATTCCCTGCGCCAGCGGCTGGAGCAGGAGCTGGCGGCCTTTGTGCCGCTGGCCGCGGCCTGCGGCCTGCCGCTTCCCCAGTTGACCGAACGACAGCGAGGCCCATGGTTCTTCCTGGCCGTGCAGGGACCGGCGCCGCCCGGCCGCCACAGCACCACCCGCGGCCGTGGCGGGGTGCAGCGCCCGGCCGGCCCTGGAGTGGCCGGGCCGGCCGGCTTCGGCGGCCTACCGGGTCTGGGGGGTGCCCCCTGGTGGCCGGGCCTTGCCGGGGTGGGCCTGCCGGGGGGCCGCCCGGTGGGAAGGGGGGCGGGCGTCCCGTCCGGTGCCCCGCGGGGCGTGCCGGGCAAGACCGATGCGTCCCGGCCGGATGCCGCCGGTGCGCAGAAGGCGGGCCCCAGCATACCCCCGACCGGCAGAAGCGGAAGCCGGGCGGCCGGAGCCGGCCTTGACGCCGGCGGGACCGGCGCGGGGTTGCCCGGCGCCGGTCCCGCCGCCCTGTGGGACGGCACGCCGGGACGTGGGCCGCAGGACGCCCCGGCGGGGAGGAAAGCGAGGCCGGCGACCGGGGCCGCCGGCTCCCCCGGCCGGCCGGAGGTCGACCCGGCCGCGACGGCGGCCGGTCCGGGGCGGGAGGCCGCCGGGACCCCGGCGGGTCCGGGGGGACCGCCGGGGACGGCGCCGGCCGATCCACCCGACGAGACGGCTCCCCTGCGGCGCGACTGGGCGGCCCGGGTGGTTCGCGCCGTGGTGGGCTACATCCACGACGAGCACCGGTGGCACCTGATGCAGCGGATGCTGGCCCGCCGCTACGCCCACCTGGCACCCGGCGAGCGGCAGCAGGTCCTCGCCTACGCCCGGCGGCACCTGGCGGCCGCCCCCGCCCGGGACGCCCAGCTGCGGCAGTTGCTGTCCCAGCGGACGGCGGCCTACCTGGAGGCCGCGGAGTTGCTCCTGGTCGACGGCTTCCTGCGCTTCCGGTGCCGGGAGTACGTGGAGGCCCTGGAGGTCGCCGTGGATCGGGCGGTGGACGCGTACCTGCTGGACCGGGAGTACCGCGACTTCGTCGGACTGCTGCGCCAGTTCGTCGACCTGCAGGTGCCACGGTTGGACGTGGTCCACGTGGTGGTGGAACCGTCGGGCCGGTTCGCCATGACCGACGAGGCGGGCCAGCCCGTCCCGCTGCCGCCGGGCGAGGGCGGGGCCGCCGGCCCGGGCGCGGGCGTGGCAGCGGATCCCGGCGACGCCCTGCTCAGCGCCCTGGTCACCGTGGGGGCGCACCGGTTCGTCGTCCACCTGCGCCGGCGCGCCCAGGGCCTGCCCCCGGATACGCGGGAGATGCTGGAACAGGTCTTCGGCGATCGGGTCCAACTCTGCCCCGGCTGCGCGCGCTGCCGGCCCCGGGCGCGGCGGCGGGAGGCACCGGCGCCGCGGGCGCCGTGA
- a CDS encoding DUF445 domain-containing protein gives MDTAWLTLPVTGGLIGWATNRVAIWALFRPIRPWRVPGLGWTVQGLLPRRQADLARALAEAVERDLLTAADVRDHLRQLPLDRAAADAVARMVHEAVLARLPAALPRSWALRLADRIAQEAQLEVTRRFPELAEGLLAAAGDGLRLGPIVERKLLELDPAGVEALVVRLAGRELRFVEWSGAVLGFLVGLVQALLVRG, from the coding sequence TTGGACACCGCGTGGCTGACCCTGCCCGTGACGGGCGGGCTCATCGGCTGGGCCACCAACCGGGTGGCGATCTGGGCCCTGTTCCGGCCCATCCGGCCCTGGCGGGTGCCGGGACTCGGCTGGACGGTGCAGGGGCTGTTGCCGCGGCGCCAGGCCGACCTGGCCCGGGCGCTGGCGGAGGCGGTGGAGCGGGACCTGCTGACGGCGGCCGACGTGCGCGACCATTTGCGGCAACTGCCCCTGGACCGGGCGGCCGCCGACGCCGTGGCCCGGATGGTGCACGAGGCCGTGCTGGCCCGCCTGCCCGCTGCCCTGCCACGCAGCTGGGCCCTCCGGCTGGCCGACCGGATCGCCCAGGAGGCGCAGCTGGAGGTGACCCGCCGGTTCCCGGAACTGGCCGAGGGGCTGCTGGCGGCCGCCGGGGACGGGCTGCGCCTTGGCCCGATCGTGGAACGCAAACTGCTGGAACTGGATCCCGCCGGCGTGGAGGCCCTGGTCGTCCGCCTGGCGGGCCGGGAGTTGCGGTTCGTCGAGTGGTCGGGGGCGGTGCTGGGGTTCCTGGTGGGCCTGGTGCAGGCCCTGCTCGTCCGCGGGTGA
- the rplT gene encoding 50S ribosomal protein L20: protein MPRVKGGPRTRRRHKKILKLARGYYGRRSKTFRAANEQVLHSLWYAYRDRRARKRDFRRLWIQRINAAARQYGLSYSRLMSGLRKAGVALNRKVLADLAVRDGAAFQAVVQRARQALGA, encoded by the coding sequence ATGCCACGGGTCAAGGGCGGTCCCCGGACGCGCCGCCGTCACAAGAAGATCCTCAAGCTTGCCCGGGGTTACTACGGTCGGCGCAGCAAGACCTTCCGCGCCGCCAACGAGCAGGTGCTGCACTCCCTTTGGTACGCGTACCGCGACCGGCGGGCGCGCAAGCGCGACTTCCGGCGCCTGTGGATCCAGCGCATCAACGCGGCCGCCCGCCAGTACGGGCTGTCGTACAGCCGCCTGATGAGCGGCCTGCGCAAGGCGGGCGTCGCCCTCAACCGCAAGGTCCTGGCCGACCTGGCCGTGCGGGACGGTGCCGCCTTCCAGGCCGTGGTCCAGCGGGCGCGCCAGGCCCTGGGCGCCTGA
- a CDS encoding APC family permease has protein sequence MAKPTTHGWRAPAPVLIRRVKRVLLGRPKRTDEALHERLPVPIGLAVFFSDALSSVAYGPEEVLYVLMAAGTAGLPYALPIGLAIVTLIFLVSASYTQTIRAYPGGGGAYTVARDNLGEVPGLVAAAALLSDYLLTVAVSVAAGVGALTSAVPALRGHETGLGVLAVLFITWMNLRGVRESGTVFAIPVYGFILTMAGLVGAGLVHLARGGWHPAVEPAQGFAWGQLPWVGPGLSVFLLLRAFASGTATLTGLEAVANGVRAFRPPEAENAARTMVLGRTLLAVLFAGLMVLATGLHALPREGETLLSHLARAIFGSGILYYAVQAATMLILFLAANTAFADFPRLLAILARDGYVSRRFGNLGDTLVHSLGIGLLAAASSLLLVLFRGSTHRLIPLYAVGVFTAFTLSQAGMVVHWLREWRGPRSGQTSRDQRDERDADAGGRMAGGTSAAGGANRTGATGSTGRDEQRHGEAGHAAGTGGAGRTPAARPGAATRGGGRGSLRLLGPLLINGLGAVACAVVLAIVVVTKFTLGGWVAVVIIPLLVLYFLSVRNYYNRFLRCVAALDEDRMRIDTAGRIQVVLAVGALNAVIRHAARVARRLGHDVVAVHVATDPDYGRRLLREWRPERVHGIPLEVLESPYRDVVGPLRAYLDRRLAERPGTVINLLVPVIVTNDPFDAYLHNGTAYQILRELVYSEGVLITVIPFYVDLVENGKMAVHG, from the coding sequence ATGGCGAAACCCACAACCCATGGCTGGCGCGCGCCGGCACCGGTCCTGATCCGGCGCGTGAAGCGCGTGCTGCTGGGCCGGCCCAAACGCACCGACGAGGCCCTGCACGAGCGGCTGCCGGTGCCCATCGGGCTGGCCGTGTTCTTCAGCGACGCCCTCTCCTCGGTGGCCTACGGCCCGGAAGAGGTCCTCTACGTCCTGATGGCGGCGGGGACAGCGGGCCTCCCCTACGCCCTGCCGATCGGCCTCGCCATCGTCACCCTGATCTTCCTCGTGTCCGCTTCGTATACCCAGACCATCCGCGCCTATCCCGGCGGGGGCGGCGCCTACACCGTCGCCAGGGACAACCTGGGCGAGGTCCCGGGCCTGGTGGCGGCGGCCGCTCTGCTCTCCGACTACCTGCTGACGGTGGCGGTCTCGGTCGCGGCGGGGGTCGGCGCGCTGACCTCGGCGGTGCCGGCCCTGCGCGGCCACGAGACGGGCCTGGGCGTGCTGGCCGTGCTCTTCATCACCTGGATGAACCTGCGCGGGGTCCGCGAGTCCGGCACCGTCTTCGCGATCCCCGTCTACGGGTTCATCCTGACCATGGCCGGGCTTGTCGGTGCCGGGCTGGTCCACCTGGCCCGCGGCGGCTGGCATCCGGCGGTGGAGCCGGCACAGGGCTTCGCCTGGGGCCAGCTGCCCTGGGTGGGGCCGGGGCTGAGCGTGTTCCTGCTGTTGCGGGCCTTCGCCTCGGGCACGGCGACCCTGACGGGGCTGGAGGCGGTCGCCAACGGCGTCCGGGCCTTCCGCCCGCCGGAGGCGGAGAACGCCGCGCGCACCATGGTGCTGGGCCGGACCCTGCTGGCGGTGCTCTTTGCCGGGCTGATGGTGCTGGCCACGGGGTTGCACGCCCTGCCGCGCGAGGGCGAGACCCTGCTCAGCCATCTGGCCCGGGCGATCTTCGGCAGCGGCATCCTCTACTACGCGGTCCAGGCCGCGACGATGCTGATCCTGTTCCTCGCAGCCAACACCGCCTTCGCCGACTTCCCTCGGCTGCTGGCGATCCTGGCCCGGGACGGGTACGTCTCCCGGCGCTTCGGCAACCTGGGCGACACCCTGGTGCACAGCCTCGGCATCGGCCTGCTGGCTGCGGCGTCGTCCCTGCTGCTGGTGCTGTTCCGCGGCAGCACGCACCGGTTGATCCCCCTGTATGCGGTCGGCGTGTTCACCGCCTTCACCCTGAGCCAGGCCGGCATGGTGGTGCACTGGCTGCGGGAGTGGCGCGGGCCGCGTTCCGGCCAGACGTCGCGCGACCAGCGGGATGAGCGGGATGCGGACGCCGGTGGACGCATGGCGGGCGGGACCTCGGCGGCCGGCGGCGCGAACCGGACGGGGGCGACCGGTTCCACCGGCCGGGACGAGCAGAGGCACGGGGAGGCTGGGCACGCCGCCGGAACCGGGGGCGCCGGGCGGACCCCGGCCGCCCGGCCCGGAGCGGCGACACGCGGCGGTGGGCGCGGCTCCCTGCGGCTGCTGGGTCCCCTGCTGATCAACGGTCTGGGCGCCGTGGCGTGTGCGGTGGTGCTGGCCATCGTCGTCGTGACCAAGTTCACCCTCGGCGGATGGGTGGCGGTGGTCATCATCCCGCTGCTGGTGCTCTACTTCCTGTCGGTGCGCAACTACTACAACCGCTTCCTCCGCTGTGTGGCGGCCCTGGACGAGGACCGGATGCGCATCGACACCGCTGGGCGCATCCAGGTGGTGCTGGCCGTGGGCGCCCTCAACGCGGTGATCCGGCACGCGGCGCGGGTGGCGCGCCGGCTCGGCCACGACGTGGTGGCGGTGCATGTGGCCACCGACCCCGACTACGGGCGGCGCCTGCTCCGCGAATGGCGCCCGGAGCGGGTGCACGGCATCCCCCTTGAGGTGCTGGAGTCGCCGTACCGCGACGTCGTCGGCCCGCTCCGCGCCTACCTCGACCGCCGGCTGGCCGAGCGGCCGGGGACCGTGATCAACCTGCTGGTGCCGGTGATCGTCACCAACGACCCCTTCGACGCGTACCTGCACAACGGCACCGCCTACCAGATCCTGCGGGAGCTGGTCTACAGCGAAGGGGTCTTGATCACGGTGATCCCGTTCTACGTGGACCTGGTCGAGAACGGGAAGATGGCGGTCCACGGCTAG
- the thrS gene encoding threonine--tRNA ligase yields the protein MLDEPARIVVELPDGSKREVPRGITPLEVAQQIGPRLARDAVAARWNGQIVDLNRPLEEDGRLEILTFADEAGREVYRHSTAHLMAQAVKRLWPEAQLAVGPPLEDGFFYDIETPRPLSTDDLEAIEKEMARIVAEDLPIRRRPVSRQEALDLFRARGERYKIEIIEAIPEDEPLTVYEQGEFVDLCRGPHLPSTGRIKAFKLTGVAGAYWKGDETGPMLTRIYGTSFPSAKELEEHLERLEEAKRRDHRKLGPELDLFHFEEIAPGYAFWHPKGATVYGLLERFSRELQARYGYQEVRTPEILKVDLWHRSGHWEHYRENMFLIEREGAQFGVKPMNCPGHCLIYRSRIRSYRDLPLRLAEYGRLARFERSGTLHGLLRVRGFEQDDAHLFVREDQIEEEIGRVLELVDAIYGTFDMRYEIKLATRPDKFMGEPALWERAEAALARALEAAGRQYSLAPGDGAFYGPKLDFYVIDSLGRKWQTATVQLDFQMPIRFDLTYVDASGQEQRPVMIHRAIMGSLERFIGILIEHYAGAFPVWLAPVQVRVLPVSDRHHDYARRVEERLRAEGLRVEVDARDEKLGYKIRQAQVEKVPYMLVVGDREAQEGTVAVRSRDRGDLGSQPLEAFARQVAAAVAERRGNPA from the coding sequence GTGTTGGACGAACCGGCACGGATCGTCGTCGAGCTGCCCGACGGCAGCAAGCGGGAGGTGCCGCGGGGCATCACGCCCCTGGAGGTGGCCCAGCAGATCGGGCCCCGCCTGGCGCGGGACGCCGTGGCGGCCCGCTGGAACGGGCAGATCGTCGACCTCAACCGGCCCCTGGAGGAGGACGGCCGGCTGGAGATCCTCACCTTCGCGGACGAGGCGGGGCGGGAGGTGTACCGCCACAGCACGGCCCACCTGATGGCCCAGGCGGTGAAGCGCCTCTGGCCCGAGGCGCAGCTGGCGGTGGGGCCGCCGCTGGAGGACGGGTTCTTCTACGACATCGAGACCCCGCGCCCGCTTTCGACGGACGACCTGGAGGCCATCGAAAAGGAGATGGCCCGCATCGTGGCGGAGGACCTGCCCATCCGCCGCCGGCCCGTCAGCCGCCAGGAGGCGCTGGACCTGTTCCGGGCGCGCGGGGAGCGGTACAAGATCGAGATCATCGAGGCGATCCCCGAGGACGAGCCCCTGACCGTCTACGAGCAGGGCGAGTTCGTCGACCTGTGCCGCGGGCCGCACCTGCCCTCCACCGGCCGCATCAAGGCGTTCAAGCTGACGGGCGTGGCGGGCGCGTACTGGAAGGGCGACGAGACGGGACCGATGCTCACCCGCATCTACGGCACCTCCTTCCCGTCGGCCAAGGAGCTGGAGGAACACCTGGAGCGCCTGGAGGAGGCCAAGCGCCGCGACCATCGCAAGCTGGGTCCGGAGCTGGACCTGTTCCACTTCGAAGAGATCGCGCCGGGCTATGCCTTCTGGCACCCCAAGGGCGCCACGGTCTACGGCCTGCTGGAGCGGTTCTCCCGGGAGCTGCAGGCGCGGTACGGCTACCAGGAGGTGCGCACGCCGGAGATCCTCAAGGTCGACCTCTGGCACCGGTCCGGCCACTGGGAGCACTACCGGGAGAACATGTTTCTCATCGAGCGGGAGGGGGCCCAGTTCGGCGTCAAGCCCATGAACTGCCCGGGGCACTGCCTGATCTACCGCAGCCGCATCCGCTCCTACCGCGACCTGCCGCTGCGGCTGGCGGAGTACGGCCGGCTGGCCCGCTTCGAGCGCTCGGGCACGCTGCACGGGCTGTTGCGGGTGCGGGGCTTCGAGCAGGACGACGCCCACCTGTTCGTCCGGGAAGACCAGATCGAGGAAGAGATCGGGCGGGTGCTGGAGCTGGTCGACGCCATCTACGGCACCTTCGACATGCGGTACGAGATCAAGCTGGCCACGCGCCCGGACAAGTTCATGGGCGAGCCCGCCCTGTGGGAGCGGGCGGAGGCCGCCCTGGCCCGGGCGCTGGAGGCGGCGGGGCGCCAATACAGCCTGGCCCCCGGCGACGGCGCCTTCTACGGGCCGAAGCTGGACTTCTACGTGATCGACTCCCTGGGACGCAAGTGGCAGACGGCCACGGTCCAGCTGGACTTCCAGATGCCGATCCGCTTCGACCTGACCTACGTGGACGCCTCCGGCCAGGAGCAGCGGCCGGTGATGATCCACCGCGCCATCATGGGCTCCTTGGAGCGGTTCATCGGCATCCTCATCGAGCACTACGCCGGCGCCTTCCCGGTGTGGCTGGCGCCCGTCCAGGTGCGGGTGCTGCCCGTCAGCGACCGGCACCATGACTACGCCCGCCGGGTGGAGGAACGGCTGCGGGCCGAGGGCCTGCGCGTGGAGGTGGACGCCCGGGACGAGAAGCTGGGCTACAAGATCCGGCAGGCCCAGGTGGAGAAGGTTCCGTACATGCTGGTGGTCGGCGACCGGGAAGCCCAGGAGGGGACGGTGGCGGTGCGCAGCCGCGACCGCGGCGATCTGGGCAGCCAGCCCCTGGAGGCGTTCGCCCGGCAGGTGGCGGCGGCGGTCGCCGAGCGCCGCGGCAACCCGGCGTGA
- a CDS encoding S1C family serine protease: MTEPWMDPLSQWITRAVEAVSPSVVQIARQHRRGGRRLIDAVGSGLIWRSEPDRSLILTNAHVVGRATEVTVLLPSGKRLVGTVAGRDRLYDVAVVEVPAGSLPAARTADSRQLKPGQAVIAVGNPFGLGTTVTMGIISAVDRTLPTPQGTPLDGLIQTDAPINPGNSGGPLALLDGRVIGLTTVKLEGDGLGFAVPIHLVEAIAGQILQEGAVRHLWLGIQGYAEVIDDNWVRTFDLPADRGIVITRVVPSSPADKAGLQVFDMIVAVQGEHVDTIGDVRKRLVGRRPGDQLEVTVLRGSELFRVPVRLEEMPARRPTRDN; encoded by the coding sequence GTGACCGAGCCCTGGATGGACCCGCTTTCCCAGTGGATCACCCGCGCGGTGGAGGCCGTCAGCCCGTCGGTGGTGCAGATCGCGCGCCAGCACCGGCGCGGGGGCCGTCGCCTCATCGATGCCGTGGGTTCCGGCTTGATCTGGCGCTCCGAGCCCGACCGCAGCCTGATCCTGACCAACGCCCACGTGGTCGGCCGCGCGACGGAGGTCACGGTCCTGCTGCCCTCGGGCAAGCGCCTGGTGGGAACCGTGGCCGGGCGCGACCGGCTCTATGACGTCGCCGTAGTGGAGGTTCCGGCCGGGTCCCTGCCCGCCGCGCGCACCGCCGACTCGCGCCAGCTCAAGCCCGGTCAGGCCGTCATCGCCGTGGGCAATCCCTTCGGCCTCGGCACCACCGTCACCATGGGCATCATCTCGGCGGTGGACCGGACCCTGCCCACACCCCAGGGCACGCCCCTGGACGGCCTGATCCAGACCGACGCGCCGATCAATCCCGGCAACTCGGGCGGCCCCCTGGCCCTGCTGGACGGCCGGGTCATCGGACTCACGACCGTCAAGCTGGAGGGCGACGGCCTCGGCTTTGCCGTGCCGATCCACCTGGTGGAGGCCATCGCCGGGCAGATCCTGCAGGAGGGCGCGGTGCGGCACCTGTGGCTGGGCATCCAGGGGTACGCCGAGGTCATCGACGATAACTGGGTGCGCACCTTCGACCTGCCGGCCGACCGCGGCATCGTGATCACCCGCGTCGTGCCGTCGAGCCCCGCCGACAAGGCCGGGCTGCAGGTCTTCGATATGATCGTTGCCGTGCAAGGGGAACATGTGGATACCATCGGCGACGTGCGCAAGCGGCTGGTAGGCCGGCGGCCGGGCGATCAGCTGGAAGTCACGGTGCTGCGCGGTTCCGAGCTCTTCCGGGTGCCCGTACGGCTTGAGGAGATGCCGGCGCGCCGGCCGACGCGGGATAACTGA
- a CDS encoding M3 family oligoendopeptidase — MVVGARYNPTWDLDVFFPGGSRSPQFEAFLTGLAADMDRLQQEVRGFDPGVPAERWAALLDALQDAGARLGQAGAFTFCLASQDTTDERARLLMVRVGELRAAYANLWTDLDRHLLAVPDEAWRELLVRPELEPVAFPLDERRRRARERMEPALESLASALSVDGYHAWGDLYELVAGRIRVPVEEGGRTVHLSVGQAANRLEDPDRAVRAAVFDRWEEAWAGEAEVIAAALNHLAGFRWQWYRHRGWDDVLKEPLDENRMQRATLEAMWDAVARRRDALLEYFRWKAERLGVERLAWFDAHVPVFQAQGKVTYDEAADFVIEQFGRFSEDLAALARRAFTQRWIEAEDRPNKRAGGFCTSFPLDRQSRIFMTFGGTASNVGTLAHELGHAYHQWLMDELPVLVRDYPMSLAETASTFAERVVTDAAIRHAPDDTTRLAFLEQQVLDAVSFMMNIHARFLFETAFYERRRQGPLSVAELNQLMEDAQRRAYHDSLARYHPYFWASKLHFYATDAPFYNFPYTFGFLFSSGLYARARAEGPSFAKRYAALLQDTGRMTVEELARKHLGADLTKPAFWEEAVDTALAPLAEFLRLAGKVAPDR, encoded by the coding sequence GTGGTCGTCGGCGCGCGCTACAACCCCACGTGGGACCTGGACGTGTTCTTCCCGGGCGGCAGCCGCTCGCCCCAGTTCGAGGCCTTCCTGACCGGCCTGGCCGCGGACATGGACCGCCTGCAACAAGAGGTCCGCGGCTTCGACCCCGGCGTCCCGGCTGAACGCTGGGCGGCGCTGCTGGACGCCCTGCAGGACGCCGGCGCCCGTCTAGGTCAGGCCGGCGCCTTCACCTTCTGCCTGGCCTCGCAGGACACCACCGACGAGCGGGCGCGGCTGCTCATGGTCCGCGTCGGCGAGCTGCGGGCCGCCTACGCCAACCTGTGGACGGATCTGGACCGGCACCTGCTGGCCGTGCCCGACGAGGCGTGGCGGGAGCTGCTGGTTCGTCCGGAACTGGAGCCGGTGGCCTTTCCCCTGGACGAACGCCGCCGGCGGGCCCGGGAGCGGATGGAGCCGGCCCTGGAGTCCCTGGCCAGCGCCCTCTCCGTGGACGGCTACCACGCCTGGGGCGACCTCTACGAGCTGGTGGCCGGGCGCATCCGGGTCCCCGTGGAGGAGGGCGGCCGCACGGTCCACCTCTCCGTCGGTCAAGCGGCCAACCGCCTGGAGGATCCGGACCGCGCCGTCCGCGCGGCGGTGTTCGACCGCTGGGAGGAGGCCTGGGCCGGCGAGGCGGAGGTCATCGCCGCCGCCCTCAACCACCTGGCAGGCTTCCGCTGGCAGTGGTACCGGCACCGCGGATGGGACGACGTCCTCAAGGAGCCCTTGGACGAGAACCGCATGCAGCGAGCCACCCTGGAAGCCATGTGGGACGCCGTGGCCCGGCGGCGGGACGCGCTGCTGGAGTACTTCCGGTGGAAGGCGGAGCGGCTCGGCGTGGAACGGCTGGCCTGGTTCGACGCCCACGTGCCCGTCTTCCAGGCCCAGGGCAAGGTGACCTACGACGAGGCGGCGGACTTCGTCATCGAGCAGTTCGGCCGGTTCAGCGAAGACCTGGCCGCCCTGGCCCGGCGCGCCTTCACCCAGCGCTGGATCGAGGCGGAGGACCGGCCCAACAAGCGGGCGGGCGGCTTCTGCACCAGCTTCCCCCTGGACCGCCAGTCGCGGATCTTCATGACCTTCGGCGGTACGGCGTCCAACGTGGGCACCCTGGCCCACGAGCTGGGCCACGCCTACCACCAGTGGCTCATGGACGAGCTGCCGGTGCTGGTGCGGGACTACCCCATGAGCCTGGCCGAGACGGCCTCGACCTTCGCCGAGCGGGTGGTGACCGACGCCGCCATCCGCCACGCGCCGGACGACACCACGCGCCTGGCGTTCCTCGAGCAGCAGGTGCTGGACGCCGTCTCCTTCATGATGAACATCCACGCGCGCTTCCTGTTCGAGACCGCCTTCTACGAGCGGCGCCGCCAGGGCCCGCTGAGCGTGGCCGAGCTCAACCAGCTGATGGAAGACGCCCAGCGCCGCGCCTATCACGACAGCCTGGCGCGGTACCACCCGTATTTCTGGGCGTCCAAGCTGCACTTCTACGCCACCGACGCGCCCTTCTACAACTTTCCGTACACCTTCGGGTTCCTGTTCAGCTCGGGACTGTACGCCCGCGCCCGGGCGGAAGGGCCGTCGTTTGCCAAGCGGTACGCGGCGCTGCTGCAGGACACGGGCCGCATGACCGTGGAGGAACTGGCCCGCAAGCACCTGGGCGCCGACCTGACGAAGCCCGCCTTCTGGGAGGAGGCCGTTGACACGGCGCTGGCGCCGCTAGCGGAGTTCCTGCGGCTGGCCGGCAAGGTGGCGCCGGACCGCTGA